A window of the Oncorhynchus kisutch isolate 150728-3 linkage group LG12, Okis_V2, whole genome shotgun sequence genome harbors these coding sequences:
- the LOC109900810 gene encoding DNA repair protein RAD51 homolog A, translating to MAVRSEARVEAGVEEEEESFGPQLLSRLEQCGISASDIKKLEDAGFHTIEAVAYAPKKELLNIKGISEAKADKVLAEAAKLVPMGFTTATEFHQRRAEIIQISTGSKELDKLLQGGIETGSITEMFGEFRTGKTQLCHTLAVTCQLPIDQGGGEGKAMYIDTEGTFRPERLLAVAERYGLVGSDVLDNVAYARAFNTDHQTQLLYQASAMMAESRYALLIVDSATALYRTDYSGRGELAARQGHLGRFLRMLLRLADEFGVAVVITNQVVAQVDGAAMFSADPKKPIGGNIMAHASTTRLYLRKGRGETRICKIYDSPCLPESEAMFAINADGVGDAKD from the exons ATGGCTGTGAGAAGTGAGGCTAGAGTGGAGgcaggtgtagaggaggaggaggagagctttGGACCACAGCTACTGAGCAGACTTGAG CAATGTGGCATCAGTGCCAGTGACATAAAGAAGCTGGAGGATGCAGGCTTCCACACCATTGAGGCAGTGGCCTATGCCCCCAAGAAGGAGCTGCTTAACATCAAGGGGATCAGTGAGGCCAAAGCAGACAAAGTTCTG GCTGAAGCTGCCAAACTAGTGCCCATGGGCTTCACCACAGCAACAGAGTTCCACCAACGTCGAGCTGAAATCATCCAGATCTCCACTGGGTCAAAAGAGCTGGACAAGCTGCTACAGG gtgggaTAGAGACAGGCTCCATCACAGAAATGTTTGGAGAGTTCCGGACAGGAAAAACACAGCTGTGCCACACCCTTGCAGTCACCTGCCAG TTGCCCATTGACCAGGGTGGTGGAGAGGGAAAAGCCATGTACATTGATACAGAGGGAACCTTCAGACCAGAGAGGTTACTGGCTGTAGCAGAGCG GTATGGACTTGTTGGGAGTGACGTTCTGGACAATGTAGCCTACGCTAGGGCCTTTAACACAGACCACCAGACCCAGCTGCTTTACCAAGCCTCAGCCATGATGGCAGAGTCCAG GTATGCCCTGCTGATAGTGGACAGTGCCACAGCCCTCTACAGAACCGACTACTCCGGGAGGGGAGAGCTCGCTGCACGGCAAGGCCACCTGGGACGCTTCCTGAGAATGCTGCTAAGGCTAGCAGACGAG TTTGGCGTTGCAGTGGTGATAACCAATCAGGTGGTGGCCCAGGTAGACGGTGCCGCCATGTTCTCAGCAGACCCTAAAAAACCTATCGGAGGCAACATCATGGCACATGCCTCCACTACGCG ACTGTACTTGAGGAAAGGCCGCGGCGAAACGAGGATCTGCAAAATCTACGACTCGCCCTGCCTCCCTGAGTCTGAAGCCATGTTTGCCATCAACGCAGATGGGGTGGGTGACGCCAAGGACTGA
- the LOC109900273 gene encoding cdc42 effector protein 3 → MPLKTTLYLKSASMRWPRKQKRRELLSVNMISLPLGDFRHLSHIGLDAHGDVFGDLATFQRTGSLILHSSQSHQDLYSNITPNETPPPPPKPPRLLSPEEMDAQASKARTHPQASRHQRCLFLPLLDVVEVVSHDSLHHEEEVKQEQEKKEEGGLTMGPDGSELNTAPQQAPCPPVEAHPGVDEDSYFVLNLDLGPSILEDVLQVMNQLHQ, encoded by the coding sequence ATGCCTCTGAAGACCACCTTGTACCTCAAATCAGCCAGCATGCGCTGGCCCCGCAAGCAGAAGCGCCGTGAGCTGCTATCAGTCAACATGATCAGCCTACCCTTGGGTGACTTCCGCCACCTCTCCCACATCGGATTGGATGCCCACGGGGATGTCTTCGGCGACCTCGCAACCTTCCAGCGGACCGGAAGTCTCATCCTCCACAGCTCTCAAAGCCACCAGGACCTCTACTCCAACATCACCCCCAAtgagacccccccacccccacccaagCCCCCACGCCTCCTCAGCCCAGAAGAGATGGATGCACAGGCCTCCAAAGCCAGAACCCATCCCCAGGCTTCCAGGCACCAGAGGTGCCTCTTTCTGCCTTTACTGGATGTTGTGGAGGTGGTGTCGCATGACAGTTTGCACCACGAAGAGGAGGTAAAGCAGGAGCAGGaaaagaaggaggagggagggttaaCGATGGGGCCGGATGGATCCGAATTGAACACGGCCCCCCAACAGGCTCCTTGTCCCCCAGTGGAGGCCCATCCAGGGGTCGATGAAGACTCGTATTTTGTCCTGAACCTTGACTTGGGGCCGTCCATACTAGAAGACGTGCTGCAAGTGATGAACCAGCTTCACCAGTGA